Proteins from a genomic interval of Arachis hypogaea cultivar Tifrunner chromosome 10, arahy.Tifrunner.gnm2.J5K5, whole genome shotgun sequence:
- the LOC112714323 gene encoding glycolate oxidase 1 isoform X1: MGPCFVEGKEQLKKRAVGSVDGTQEPARREKVCQKGNPQLQRKVHAFSDMIKELKYLLLRNWTEKIQACVKDPLPETLNIFDIGSKLAQKGTNQEQPIQNKDGDVDVSSSNDIVLFQTKDVDHKKSSIQRPNLIVMRGKIIKMENQITNVNEYEAIAKQKLPKMVYDFYASGAEDQWTLKENRDAFSRILFRPRILIDVSKVDMTTRILGFKISMPIMIAPTGMQKLAHPQGECAIARAASAANTIMTLSTMSNYSFEEVASTGPGIRFFQLYMFKDRNLVTQLVRRAERAGFKAVVLTADRPFIGRREADIKNGFRLPPNVTLKNFEGLDFGEKNKAGSSVSQTRRHIDPSLNWKDVKWLQTITSLPIVVKGVLTAEDARIAVQAGVAGIIVSNHGARQLDYVPAPIMVLEEIVKAVEGRIGVFVDGGIRRGTDVYKALALGASSVFIGRAVVFSLAAEGEGGVRKVLKMLRDELQLTMALCGSPSLKHISRHHIFTRFPSNL, translated from the exons ATGGGTCCTTGTTTTGTTGAGGGGAAGGAACAGCTGAAGAAGAGAGCTGTAGGTTCTGTTGATGGAACCCAGGAGCCTGCAAGGAGGGAAAAAG TATGCCAGAAGGGCAATCCTCAACTTCAACGCAAGGTCCATGCATTCTCAGATATGATAAAGGAGTTAAAGTATCTACTGCTGAGGAATTGGACAGAGAAAATTCAG GCATGTGTCAAGGATCCTCTTCCTGAGACATTGAATATATTTGATATTGGATCTAAACTTGCACAGAAAGGTACGAATCAAGAACAACCTATTCAAAACAAGGATGGGGATGTTGATGTATCCAGCTCAAATGATATTGTTCTTTTCCAAACTAAAGATGTTGATCACAAGAAGTCTTCTATTCAACGTCCCAATTTAATAGTTATGAG GGGAAAGATAATTAAGATGGAGAACCAAATAACTAATGTGAATGAGTATGAGGCAATTGCAAAGCAAAAATTGCCAAAGATGGTTTATGACTTCTATGCTTCTGGTGCAGAGGACCAGTGGACTCTGAAGGAGAACCGAGACGCATTCTCAAGGATTCT GTTCCGACCGCGCATTCTTATAGATGTAAGCAAGGTAGATATGACAACAAGAATTTTAGGCTTCAAGATTTCAATGCCAATCATGATTGCTCCCACAGGCATGCAAAAGTTGGCACATCCTCAGG GAGAATGTGCAATAGCTAGAGCAGCATCAGCTGCTAACACTATTATG ACACTATCAACAATGTCTAATTATAGTTTTGAGGAGGTTGCTTCAACAGGACCCGGCATTCGTTTCTTCCAACTCTAT ATGTTTAAGGACAGGAATTTGGTTACACAACTTGTGAGAAGAGCTGAAAGGGCAGGTTTCAAGGCAGTTGTGCTCACTGCGGATCGTCCGTTTATTGGTCGTAGGGAGGCTGACATCAAAAACGG ATTCAGATTGCCACCAAACGTGACACTAAAGAATTTTGAGGGATTGGATTTTGGGGAGAAAAATAAG GCTGGTAGCTCAGTTTCTCAAACTCGTCGCCATATTGATCCATCTCTTAATTGGAAG GATGTGAAGTGGCTTCAAACGATTACTTCATTGCCAATTGTAGTGAAGGGTGTACTAACTGCTGAAGATG CAAGGATAGCCGTACAAGCTGGAGTTGCTGGAATCATTGTTTCTAATCATGGTGCTCGCCAACTTGACTATGTTCCTGCACCAATCATGGTTTTGGAAGAG ATAGTGAAAGCTGTAGAAGGAAGAATTGGTGTATTTGTGGATGGTGGAATCCGCAGAGGGACAGATGTTTACAAAGCATTGGCTCTTGGAGCATCTTCTGTATTT ATAGGAAGAGCAGTGGTGTTCTCATTAGCTGCAGAGGGTGAAGGTGGTGTGAGGAAAGTACTGAAGATGCTTAGAGATGAGCTTCAACTAACAATGGCACTATGTGGCTCTCCTTCACTCAAACATATAAGTCGTCACCACATTTTCACTCGATTTCCTTCCAACTTATAA
- the LOC112714323 gene encoding glycolate oxidase 1 isoform X2, with protein MGPCFVEGKEQLKKRAVGSVDGTQEPARREKVCQKGNPQLQRKVHAFSDMIKELKYLLLRNWTEKIQKGTNQEQPIQNKDGDVDVSSSNDIVLFQTKDVDHKKSSIQRPNLIVMRGKIIKMENQITNVNEYEAIAKQKLPKMVYDFYASGAEDQWTLKENRDAFSRILFRPRILIDVSKVDMTTRILGFKISMPIMIAPTGMQKLAHPQGECAIARAASAANTIMTLSTMSNYSFEEVASTGPGIRFFQLYMFKDRNLVTQLVRRAERAGFKAVVLTADRPFIGRREADIKNGFRLPPNVTLKNFEGLDFGEKNKAGSSVSQTRRHIDPSLNWKDVKWLQTITSLPIVVKGVLTAEDARIAVQAGVAGIIVSNHGARQLDYVPAPIMVLEEIVKAVEGRIGVFVDGGIRRGTDVYKALALGASSVFIGRAVVFSLAAEGEGGVRKVLKMLRDELQLTMALCGSPSLKHISRHHIFTRFPSNL; from the exons ATGGGTCCTTGTTTTGTTGAGGGGAAGGAACAGCTGAAGAAGAGAGCTGTAGGTTCTGTTGATGGAACCCAGGAGCCTGCAAGGAGGGAAAAAG TATGCCAGAAGGGCAATCCTCAACTTCAACGCAAGGTCCATGCATTCTCAGATATGATAAAGGAGTTAAAGTATCTACTGCTGAGGAATTGGACAGAGAAAATTCAG AAAGGTACGAATCAAGAACAACCTATTCAAAACAAGGATGGGGATGTTGATGTATCCAGCTCAAATGATATTGTTCTTTTCCAAACTAAAGATGTTGATCACAAGAAGTCTTCTATTCAACGTCCCAATTTAATAGTTATGAG GGGAAAGATAATTAAGATGGAGAACCAAATAACTAATGTGAATGAGTATGAGGCAATTGCAAAGCAAAAATTGCCAAAGATGGTTTATGACTTCTATGCTTCTGGTGCAGAGGACCAGTGGACTCTGAAGGAGAACCGAGACGCATTCTCAAGGATTCT GTTCCGACCGCGCATTCTTATAGATGTAAGCAAGGTAGATATGACAACAAGAATTTTAGGCTTCAAGATTTCAATGCCAATCATGATTGCTCCCACAGGCATGCAAAAGTTGGCACATCCTCAGG GAGAATGTGCAATAGCTAGAGCAGCATCAGCTGCTAACACTATTATG ACACTATCAACAATGTCTAATTATAGTTTTGAGGAGGTTGCTTCAACAGGACCCGGCATTCGTTTCTTCCAACTCTAT ATGTTTAAGGACAGGAATTTGGTTACACAACTTGTGAGAAGAGCTGAAAGGGCAGGTTTCAAGGCAGTTGTGCTCACTGCGGATCGTCCGTTTATTGGTCGTAGGGAGGCTGACATCAAAAACGG ATTCAGATTGCCACCAAACGTGACACTAAAGAATTTTGAGGGATTGGATTTTGGGGAGAAAAATAAG GCTGGTAGCTCAGTTTCTCAAACTCGTCGCCATATTGATCCATCTCTTAATTGGAAG GATGTGAAGTGGCTTCAAACGATTACTTCATTGCCAATTGTAGTGAAGGGTGTACTAACTGCTGAAGATG CAAGGATAGCCGTACAAGCTGGAGTTGCTGGAATCATTGTTTCTAATCATGGTGCTCGCCAACTTGACTATGTTCCTGCACCAATCATGGTTTTGGAAGAG ATAGTGAAAGCTGTAGAAGGAAGAATTGGTGTATTTGTGGATGGTGGAATCCGCAGAGGGACAGATGTTTACAAAGCATTGGCTCTTGGAGCATCTTCTGTATTT ATAGGAAGAGCAGTGGTGTTCTCATTAGCTGCAGAGGGTGAAGGTGGTGTGAGGAAAGTACTGAAGATGCTTAGAGATGAGCTTCAACTAACAATGGCACTATGTGGCTCTCCTTCACTCAAACATATAAGTCGTCACCACATTTTCACTCGATTTCCTTCCAACTTATAA
- the LOC112714323 gene encoding glycolate oxidase 1 isoform X4 — MLTKQNSLVHVPFIFTCLCYMSYIIIYLHCYYLLLLLSAFIHYYLCTIGCSFSTSSLGGKIIKMENQITNVNEYEAIAKQKLPKMVYDFYASGAEDQWTLKENRDAFSRILFRPRILIDVSKVDMTTRILGFKISMPIMIAPTGMQKLAHPQGECAIARAASAANTIMTLSTMSNYSFEEVASTGPGIRFFQLYMFKDRNLVTQLVRRAERAGFKAVVLTADRPFIGRREADIKNGFRLPPNVTLKNFEGLDFGEKNKAGSSVSQTRRHIDPSLNWKDVKWLQTITSLPIVVKGVLTAEDARIAVQAGVAGIIVSNHGARQLDYVPAPIMVLEEIVKAVEGRIGVFVDGGIRRGTDVYKALALGASSVFIGRAVVFSLAAEGEGGVRKVLKMLRDELQLTMALCGSPSLKHISRHHIFTRFPSNL, encoded by the exons ATGCTCACCAAACAAAATTCTTTAGTTCATGTCCCTTTCATTTTTACTTGTCTATGTTACATGTCTTATATCATTATATATCTacattgttattatttattattattattatctgctTTCATTCACTATTATCTCTGCACTATTGGCTGCTCTTTCTCAACCAGCTCACTTGG GGGAAAGATAATTAAGATGGAGAACCAAATAACTAATGTGAATGAGTATGAGGCAATTGCAAAGCAAAAATTGCCAAAGATGGTTTATGACTTCTATGCTTCTGGTGCAGAGGACCAGTGGACTCTGAAGGAGAACCGAGACGCATTCTCAAGGATTCT GTTCCGACCGCGCATTCTTATAGATGTAAGCAAGGTAGATATGACAACAAGAATTTTAGGCTTCAAGATTTCAATGCCAATCATGATTGCTCCCACAGGCATGCAAAAGTTGGCACATCCTCAGG GAGAATGTGCAATAGCTAGAGCAGCATCAGCTGCTAACACTATTATG ACACTATCAACAATGTCTAATTATAGTTTTGAGGAGGTTGCTTCAACAGGACCCGGCATTCGTTTCTTCCAACTCTAT ATGTTTAAGGACAGGAATTTGGTTACACAACTTGTGAGAAGAGCTGAAAGGGCAGGTTTCAAGGCAGTTGTGCTCACTGCGGATCGTCCGTTTATTGGTCGTAGGGAGGCTGACATCAAAAACGG ATTCAGATTGCCACCAAACGTGACACTAAAGAATTTTGAGGGATTGGATTTTGGGGAGAAAAATAAG GCTGGTAGCTCAGTTTCTCAAACTCGTCGCCATATTGATCCATCTCTTAATTGGAAG GATGTGAAGTGGCTTCAAACGATTACTTCATTGCCAATTGTAGTGAAGGGTGTACTAACTGCTGAAGATG CAAGGATAGCCGTACAAGCTGGAGTTGCTGGAATCATTGTTTCTAATCATGGTGCTCGCCAACTTGACTATGTTCCTGCACCAATCATGGTTTTGGAAGAG ATAGTGAAAGCTGTAGAAGGAAGAATTGGTGTATTTGTGGATGGTGGAATCCGCAGAGGGACAGATGTTTACAAAGCATTGGCTCTTGGAGCATCTTCTGTATTT ATAGGAAGAGCAGTGGTGTTCTCATTAGCTGCAGAGGGTGAAGGTGGTGTGAGGAAAGTACTGAAGATGCTTAGAGATGAGCTTCAACTAACAATGGCACTATGTGGCTCTCCTTCACTCAAACATATAAGTCGTCACCACATTTTCACTCGATTTCCTTCCAACTTATAA
- the LOC112714323 gene encoding glycolate oxidase 1 isoform X5 → MENQITNVNEYEAIAKQKLPKMVYDFYASGAEDQWTLKENRDAFSRILFRPRILIDVSKVDMTTRILGFKISMPIMIAPTGMQKLAHPQGECAIARAASAANTIMTLSTMSNYSFEEVASTGPGIRFFQLYMFKDRNLVTQLVRRAERAGFKAVVLTADRPFIGRREADIKNGFRLPPNVTLKNFEGLDFGEKNKAGSSVSQTRRHIDPSLNWKDVKWLQTITSLPIVVKGVLTAEDARIAVQAGVAGIIVSNHGARQLDYVPAPIMVLEEIVKAVEGRIGVFVDGGIRRGTDVYKALALGASSVFIGRAVVFSLAAEGEGGVRKVLKMLRDELQLTMALCGSPSLKHISRHHIFTRFPSNL, encoded by the exons ATGGAGAACCAAATAACTAATGTGAATGAGTATGAGGCAATTGCAAAGCAAAAATTGCCAAAGATGGTTTATGACTTCTATGCTTCTGGTGCAGAGGACCAGTGGACTCTGAAGGAGAACCGAGACGCATTCTCAAGGATTCT GTTCCGACCGCGCATTCTTATAGATGTAAGCAAGGTAGATATGACAACAAGAATTTTAGGCTTCAAGATTTCAATGCCAATCATGATTGCTCCCACAGGCATGCAAAAGTTGGCACATCCTCAGG GAGAATGTGCAATAGCTAGAGCAGCATCAGCTGCTAACACTATTATG ACACTATCAACAATGTCTAATTATAGTTTTGAGGAGGTTGCTTCAACAGGACCCGGCATTCGTTTCTTCCAACTCTAT ATGTTTAAGGACAGGAATTTGGTTACACAACTTGTGAGAAGAGCTGAAAGGGCAGGTTTCAAGGCAGTTGTGCTCACTGCGGATCGTCCGTTTATTGGTCGTAGGGAGGCTGACATCAAAAACGG ATTCAGATTGCCACCAAACGTGACACTAAAGAATTTTGAGGGATTGGATTTTGGGGAGAAAAATAAG GCTGGTAGCTCAGTTTCTCAAACTCGTCGCCATATTGATCCATCTCTTAATTGGAAG GATGTGAAGTGGCTTCAAACGATTACTTCATTGCCAATTGTAGTGAAGGGTGTACTAACTGCTGAAGATG CAAGGATAGCCGTACAAGCTGGAGTTGCTGGAATCATTGTTTCTAATCATGGTGCTCGCCAACTTGACTATGTTCCTGCACCAATCATGGTTTTGGAAGAG ATAGTGAAAGCTGTAGAAGGAAGAATTGGTGTATTTGTGGATGGTGGAATCCGCAGAGGGACAGATGTTTACAAAGCATTGGCTCTTGGAGCATCTTCTGTATTT ATAGGAAGAGCAGTGGTGTTCTCATTAGCTGCAGAGGGTGAAGGTGGTGTGAGGAAAGTACTGAAGATGCTTAGAGATGAGCTTCAACTAACAATGGCACTATGTGGCTCTCCTTCACTCAAACATATAAGTCGTCACCACATTTTCACTCGATTTCCTTCCAACTTATAA
- the LOC112714323 gene encoding glycolate oxidase isoform X3 — protein MGPCFVEGKEQLKKRAVGSVDGTQEPARREKVCQKGNPQLQRKVHAFSDMIKELKYLLLRNWTEKIQACVKDPLPETLNIFDIGSKLAQKGTNQEQPIQNKDGDVDVSSSNDIVLFQTKDVDHKKSSIQRPNLIVMRGKIIKMENQITNVNEYEAIAKQKLPKMVYDFYASGAEDQWTLKENRDAFSRILFRPRILIDVSKVDMTTRILGFKISMPIMIAPTGMQKLAHPQGECAIARAASAANTIMTLSTMSNYSFEEVASTGPGIRFFQLYMFKDRNLVTQLVRRAERAGFKAVVLTADRPFIGRREADIKNGFRLPPNVTLKNFEGLDFGEKNKAGSSVSQTRRHIDPSLNWKDVKWLQTITSLPIVVKGVLTAEDARIAVQAGVAGIIVSNHGARQLDYVPAPIMVLEEGHRDTKSCLTEETWTKTMCSETVN, from the exons ATGGGTCCTTGTTTTGTTGAGGGGAAGGAACAGCTGAAGAAGAGAGCTGTAGGTTCTGTTGATGGAACCCAGGAGCCTGCAAGGAGGGAAAAAG TATGCCAGAAGGGCAATCCTCAACTTCAACGCAAGGTCCATGCATTCTCAGATATGATAAAGGAGTTAAAGTATCTACTGCTGAGGAATTGGACAGAGAAAATTCAG GCATGTGTCAAGGATCCTCTTCCTGAGACATTGAATATATTTGATATTGGATCTAAACTTGCACAGAAAGGTACGAATCAAGAACAACCTATTCAAAACAAGGATGGGGATGTTGATGTATCCAGCTCAAATGATATTGTTCTTTTCCAAACTAAAGATGTTGATCACAAGAAGTCTTCTATTCAACGTCCCAATTTAATAGTTATGAG GGGAAAGATAATTAAGATGGAGAACCAAATAACTAATGTGAATGAGTATGAGGCAATTGCAAAGCAAAAATTGCCAAAGATGGTTTATGACTTCTATGCTTCTGGTGCAGAGGACCAGTGGACTCTGAAGGAGAACCGAGACGCATTCTCAAGGATTCT GTTCCGACCGCGCATTCTTATAGATGTAAGCAAGGTAGATATGACAACAAGAATTTTAGGCTTCAAGATTTCAATGCCAATCATGATTGCTCCCACAGGCATGCAAAAGTTGGCACATCCTCAGG GAGAATGTGCAATAGCTAGAGCAGCATCAGCTGCTAACACTATTATG ACACTATCAACAATGTCTAATTATAGTTTTGAGGAGGTTGCTTCAACAGGACCCGGCATTCGTTTCTTCCAACTCTAT ATGTTTAAGGACAGGAATTTGGTTACACAACTTGTGAGAAGAGCTGAAAGGGCAGGTTTCAAGGCAGTTGTGCTCACTGCGGATCGTCCGTTTATTGGTCGTAGGGAGGCTGACATCAAAAACGG ATTCAGATTGCCACCAAACGTGACACTAAAGAATTTTGAGGGATTGGATTTTGGGGAGAAAAATAAG GCTGGTAGCTCAGTTTCTCAAACTCGTCGCCATATTGATCCATCTCTTAATTGGAAG GATGTGAAGTGGCTTCAAACGATTACTTCATTGCCAATTGTAGTGAAGGGTGTACTAACTGCTGAAGATG CAAGGATAGCCGTACAAGCTGGAGTTGCTGGAATCATTGTTTCTAATCATGGTGCTCGCCAACTTGACTATGTTCCTGCACCAATCATGGTTTTGGAAGAG ggacacagagacacaaaatcgtgtttgacagaAGAGACATGGACAAAAACAATGTGTTCAGAGACAGTGAATTAG
- the LOC112714328 gene encoding glycolate oxidase — MKKQITNVNEYEGIAKEKLPKMVYDYYASGAEDQWTLKENRNAFSRILLRPRILVDVSNVDMTTSILGFKISMPIMIAPTGMQKMAHPQGELATARAASEADTIMTLSTVSTCSIEEVASTGPGIRFFQLYVYKDRNIAAQLVKRAEKAGFKGIVLTVDRPFLGRKEDDIKNRFRLPPHLTLKNFEKNDGTGGSIQISHARGQIDPSLNWKDVKWLQTITSLPILVKGVLTAVDARLAIENGAAGIIVSNHGARQLDYVPATIMVLEEIVEAVEGRVPVLVDGGIRRGTDVFKALALGACGVFIGRAVVFSLAVDGEAGVRKVLKMLRDELEMTMALSGCPSLKDITRDRIKFACSL; from the exons ATGAAGAAGCAGATAACTAATGTGAACGAGTATGAGGGTATTGCAAAGGAAAAACTGCCAAAGATGGTTTATGATTACTATGCATCCGGGGCAGAGGATCAGTGGACCTTGAAAGAGAACCGAAATGCATTCTCAAGGATTCT GTTGCGACCACGCATTCTTGTAGATGTAAGCAATGTAGACATGACAACAAGCATATTGGGGTTCAAGATTTCAATGCCTATCATGATTGCACCCACAGGCATGCAAAAGATGGCACACCCTCAAG GAGAATTAGCAACAGCTAGAGCGGCATCAGAAGCTGACACTATTATG ACACTATCAACAGTGAGTACTTGTAGTATTGAGGAGGTTGCTTCAACAGGACCTGGCATTCGTTTTTTCCAACTATAT GTATATAAAGACAGGAATATAGCTGCACAGCTTGTGAAGCGAGCAGAAAAGGCTGGTTTTAAGGGGATTGTACTCACTGTGGACCGTCCATTTCTTGGTCGTAAAGAGGATGATATCAAGAACAG ATTTAGATTGCCGCCACATTTGACACTAAAGAATTTTGAGAAGAATGATGGG ACTGGTGGCTCTATTCAAATTTCTCATGCTCGTGGCCAAATCGACCCGTCTCTTAACTGGAAG GATGTGAAATGGCTTCAAACGATTACTTCATTGCCAATTCTGGTGAAGGGTGTACTTACTGCTGTAGATG CAAGGTTAGCTATAGAAAATGGAGCTGCAGGAATCATTGTTTCCAATCATGGAGCTCGGCAACTTGATTATGTACCCGCAACAATTATGGTTTTGGAAGAG ATAGTGGAAGCTGTAGAAGGAAGAGTTCCTGTTTTGGTGGACGGTGGAATCCGGCGAGGGACAGATGTGTTTAAAGCATTGGCTCTTGGAGCATGTGGTGTATTT ATTGGAAGAGCAGTGGTGTTCTCATTAGCTGTGGATGGTGAGGCTGGTGTGAGGAAAGTGCTGAAGATGCTTAGAGATGAGCTTGAAATGACAATGGCACTCTCTGGCTGTCCTTCACTCAAAGACATAACTCGTGACCGCATTAAATTTGCTTGCAGCCTATAG